Proteins encoded within one genomic window of Fibrobacter sp. UWB16:
- a CDS encoding MiaB/RimO family radical SAM methylthiotransferase has protein sequence MIVVLSQGCAANFGDGEKIARILSQKSEVTFEFPEAKPAHSTRATSFSSKTPANLENAANSTSAANPVDFRTEKPEAFYLNVCTVKGNAGAMKLLRKAASTFPGVPIYITGCAPKDFREEALRAVPHVQFTSLKELEDSAILPTQSAQSPSSQTSARTPGSNKIYRNVLRESPFVGIVNIEEGCLDACAFCSTHLVKGRLHSFAPQTIVDQVQALVDDGCLEIQLTGQDCACYGFDIGTNLAELTQRILTHVNGNYHIRLGMGNPRHVLGYQEALLDCFTDNRIYKFIHIPVQSGSENVLKAMNRRHTARDYATLAHAFTERFRKFTLSTDLIVGYPGETDADFNDTLKLLKETRPTVCNNTRFVARPGTVAARLETSKPTHLESASSLAVPDDIKHERSAILAEAFQKIALENNREWIGDECTVVTEKPGYRAGTTIARNEAYRPVALQGTFPAGQTLRVRITDAEPFALIAKPL, from the coding sequence ATGATAGTCGTTTTAAGCCAGGGCTGTGCCGCAAATTTCGGTGACGGTGAAAAGATTGCGCGCATCCTCTCGCAAAAATCCGAAGTCACGTTCGAGTTTCCGGAAGCGAAGCCGGCGCATTCCACAAGAGCAACGAGTTTTTCTTCCAAGACGCCCGCGAATCTTGAAAATGCCGCGAATTCCACAAGCGCCGCAAATCCCGTGGACTTCCGCACTGAAAAGCCCGAAGCGTTCTACCTGAACGTTTGCACGGTCAAGGGCAATGCGGGCGCCATGAAACTTCTGCGCAAAGCAGCGAGCACATTTCCGGGCGTTCCCATATACATCACGGGTTGCGCCCCTAAGGACTTCCGCGAAGAAGCTCTCCGCGCCGTTCCGCACGTTCAATTCACAAGCCTAAAAGAACTTGAAGATTCGGCAATATTACCAACCCAGTCCGCGCAATCCCCCTCAAGTCAGACATCCGCGCGCACTCCCGGCAGCAACAAAATCTATCGCAATGTCCTTCGCGAATCCCCGTTCGTCGGCATCGTGAACATCGAAGAAGGCTGTCTCGACGCGTGCGCCTTTTGCAGCACGCACCTCGTCAAAGGACGACTCCACAGCTTTGCGCCCCAAACTATCGTAGATCAAGTCCAAGCGCTCGTCGATGACGGTTGCCTCGAAATCCAGCTCACCGGCCAAGACTGCGCCTGCTACGGTTTTGACATCGGCACGAATCTCGCTGAACTCACACAAAGAATCCTCACACACGTGAACGGCAATTACCACATCCGCCTCGGCATGGGCAATCCGCGCCATGTCCTCGGCTATCAAGAAGCACTTTTGGATTGCTTCACGGATAATCGCATTTACAAGTTCATCCACATTCCCGTCCAGAGTGGCAGCGAAAACGTTCTCAAGGCGATGAACCGCCGTCACACCGCACGCGACTACGCAACCCTCGCCCACGCCTTTACCGAGCGATTCCGCAAGTTCACGCTCAGCACCGACCTTATTGTCGGCTATCCCGGCGAAACCGACGCTGATTTCAACGATACGTTAAAGCTTTTAAAAGAAACTCGCCCGACCGTCTGCAACAACACGCGTTTTGTCGCACGCCCAGGCACTGTCGCCGCGCGTCTCGAAACAAGCAAACCAACGCATCTCGAATCAGCATCCAGCCTGGCAGTCCCCGACGATATCAAGCACGAACGTTCCGCGATTCTCGCCGAAGCGTTCCAGAAAATCGCCCTCGAGAACAACCGCGAATGGATCGGCGACGAATGCACCGTCGTCACAGAAAAGCCCGGCTACCGCGCAGGCACAACCATCGCCCGCAACGAAGCCTACCGCCCCGTCGCCTTACAAGGCACATTCCCTGCCGGGCAAACGCTCCGCGTCCGCATCACCGATGCCGAACCCTTCGCACTGATAGCAAAGCCTCTCTAA
- a CDS encoding SpoIID/LytB domain-containing protein — protein MGLLRIFSAVALTTLSLATSSLAAGNSEYSPIEANSVSEQTIVPQKIAKELNRPIQVGVFVGVPNIFVRQKNEELHITASKGKLKIKTKSKRQQTADRRVFKATGSSASDCIAIATDKAGLNKACYNGEFIVTANGNKLNAINVIDIEDYLRGVVPYEIGKLDESKFEALKAQAVAARTYAYKHFGSRVAQGFDVYADTRDQVYKGLHSATALTDKAIRETEGVVMTYNGEFITAYYHSTCGGETEGVVTWGRPDHPYLKNKPDLRPDGTPWCRESSYSEWTREFTEDELRDLFQINAKEAKANVPSFSSIKSMHIQDTLKSGRIHTLVIETNNGSFTAKADKIRWLFKRGGTILPSSFFRIHKNGNEWILKGKGFGHGVGLCQMGARARAQAGQSYIQILTHYYPGITLEKFKR, from the coding sequence ATGGGCCTGCTCCGGATATTTTCAGCAGTTGCTTTGACGACACTCTCCTTGGCGACCTCATCTCTTGCGGCCGGCAATTCTGAGTATAGCCCGATCGAAGCAAACAGCGTATCTGAGCAGACCATCGTTCCTCAAAAAATCGCCAAAGAACTCAACCGCCCTATCCAGGTGGGCGTCTTTGTCGGTGTGCCAAACATTTTCGTCCGTCAAAAGAACGAAGAACTGCACATCACCGCCTCTAAAGGCAAACTCAAAATCAAGACAAAATCAAAGCGCCAGCAAACCGCAGACCGACGCGTTTTCAAGGCCACAGGATCTTCCGCAAGCGATTGCATCGCCATTGCAACAGACAAGGCAGGCCTCAATAAAGCCTGCTACAACGGTGAATTTATCGTCACCGCCAATGGCAACAAGCTAAACGCCATCAACGTCATCGACATTGAAGATTACTTGCGAGGCGTTGTTCCTTACGAAATCGGCAAACTCGACGAATCCAAGTTTGAAGCGCTCAAGGCCCAAGCCGTTGCCGCACGTACCTATGCCTACAAGCACTTCGGCAGCCGAGTCGCACAAGGCTTTGACGTTTACGCCGACACACGCGACCAAGTCTACAAAGGTCTCCACAGCGCCACGGCACTTACAGACAAAGCCATCCGTGAAACCGAAGGCGTCGTGATGACGTACAACGGAGAATTCATCACTGCCTATTACCATTCCACTTGCGGAGGCGAAACCGAAGGCGTTGTCACCTGGGGTCGCCCAGACCACCCCTATCTCAAAAACAAGCCCGACCTCCGCCCCGACGGAACACCGTGGTGCCGCGAATCAAGCTACTCGGAATGGACTCGTGAATTCACCGAAGATGAACTTCGCGATTTATTCCAGATAAACGCAAAAGAAGCGAAAGCAAACGTCCCGAGTTTTTCGAGCATCAAGTCGATGCACATTCAAGACACGCTCAAAAGCGGTCGCATCCACACGCTCGTCATCGAAACGAACAACGGTTCTTTCACTGCCAAAGCAGACAAAATCCGCTGGCTATTCAAGCGCGGTGGCACCATCCTCCCCTCCAGCTTTTTCCGCATCCACAAGAACGGGAATGAATGGATTCTCAAAGGCAAGGGATTCGGGCATGGCGTTGGGCTTTGCCAAATGGGCGCTCGCGCTCGCGCACAGGCCGGTCAAAGCTACATCCAGATTTTAACGCACTATTACCCCGGCATCACGCTGGAAAAATTCAAGAGATGA
- the def gene encoding peptide deformylase gives MAILPIRIYGDPVLRKKCEPITEITPELRQLAKDMLETMYDAPGCGLAAPQIGKNIRLVVIDTAIPDEEEPRPYIMFNPEWEAEPDAKNVDYDEGCLSLPEIFCNVVRPDRVTVRFFDINGEAQEIHNCEGLFARCIQHECDHLNGDLFVDKISTSDRTMNQSKLRKMAKETQAKLKKK, from the coding sequence ATGGCCATTCTCCCCATCAGAATTTACGGTGACCCGGTGCTTCGCAAAAAGTGCGAACCCATCACCGAAATCACGCCGGAACTCCGCCAGCTCGCAAAAGACATGCTCGAAACCATGTACGATGCTCCGGGCTGCGGCCTTGCCGCTCCGCAGATTGGCAAGAACATCCGTCTCGTGGTCATCGACACCGCCATTCCAGACGAAGAGGAACCGCGTCCGTACATCATGTTCAACCCCGAATGGGAAGCTGAACCGGATGCCAAAAACGTCGATTACGATGAAGGTTGCCTCTCCCTCCCGGAAATTTTCTGCAACGTTGTCCGTCCGGACCGCGTGACAGTTCGTTTCTTTGACATCAATGGCGAAGCCCAGGAAATTCATAACTGCGAAGGTCTGTTCGCCCGCTGCATCCAGCACGAATGCGACCACCTCAACGGCGACCTCTTTGTCGATAAGATCTCGACGTCGGACCGCACGATGAATCAGTCCAAGCTCCGCAAGATGGCAAAAGAAACCCAGGCGAAGCTCAAAAAGAAATAA
- the yajC gene encoding preprotein translocase subunit YajC, with protein sequence MKLSALLVTLSSIAAFAQDAAAQPEQPGALASFLPLILLFVVMWLFFIRPKQKEMKQMDEMRKQLKKGDKVMTAAGIIGTIASMEENIITLRTGTSTIEFEKAAILRVINNDTSAKVEEKK encoded by the coding sequence ATGAAACTCTCTGCACTTCTCGTGACTCTTTCCTCCATCGCCGCTTTCGCACAGGACGCAGCCGCTCAGCCGGAACAGCCGGGCGCTCTCGCTAGCTTCCTCCCGCTCATCCTCCTCTTTGTGGTGATGTGGCTCTTCTTCATCCGCCCGAAGCAGAAGGAAATGAAGCAGATGGACGAAATGCGCAAGCAGCTCAAGAAGGGCGACAAGGTCATGACCGCCGCAGGCATCATCGGCACCATCGCTAGCATGGAAGAAAACATCATCACGCTCCGCACTGGCACCTCCACCATCGAATTCGAAAAGGCAGCCATTCTCCGCGTCATCAACAACGACACTTCCGCTAAGGTCGAAGAAAAGAAGTAA
- a CDS encoding Crp/Fnr family transcriptional regulator has product MILREGENLCLQGDLTHSFYIVKSGALTATSKDEQNGTQILNFGPGSTFGELSLIAGEPMEYTVCAEEDCEIEVVPQSALHDTMKEQPIWLKSILAFLTQRNHIAQENKRKSDLITTFPSLLFVLSRMPAKDISLVALQDEIAQFSKLSALGTYKLLIILQDFKLVRLQSESVSVENKPLIKILYETLRHRAIYKSTSPNILSLTDQAILTAFVKAACDKGELQSDGLVAVNTSDLIEQTKRTMHGMSLTPRNLETLLQKQLLKELPKEKYCANFDKLLNLLELNRIYPLLDKKLITGQ; this is encoded by the coding sequence ATGATTTTGAGAGAAGGCGAAAATCTCTGCCTGCAAGGCGACCTCACCCATTCGTTTTACATCGTCAAAAGCGGTGCACTTACCGCAACTTCTAAGGACGAGCAAAACGGTACGCAAATTCTGAATTTCGGCCCAGGTTCCACATTTGGCGAACTCAGCCTTATCGCAGGCGAACCCATGGAATACACGGTCTGCGCCGAAGAAGACTGCGAAATCGAAGTCGTTCCGCAAAGCGCCTTGCACGACACGATGAAAGAACAACCCATCTGGCTCAAGTCCATTCTCGCGTTCCTCACACAGCGCAATCACATCGCGCAAGAGAACAAGCGCAAAAGCGACTTGATCACAACTTTCCCGTCGCTGTTGTTCGTGCTTTCGAGAATGCCCGCGAAAGATATTAGTTTAGTCGCACTACAAGACGAAATCGCTCAATTTTCAAAGCTCTCCGCACTTGGAACATACAAACTATTAATTATTTTACAGGACTTCAAGCTCGTCCGTTTGCAATCGGAATCCGTATCTGTAGAGAACAAGCCGCTGATCAAGATTCTCTACGAGACGCTCCGCCATCGCGCCATTTACAAGAGCACATCGCCGAACATCCTTTCGCTTACCGACCAGGCTATCCTCACCGCATTTGTGAAAGCCGCCTGCGACAAAGGCGAACTCCAGTCCGACGGTCTCGTTGCCGTTAACACCAGCGATTTGATTGAGCAAACCAAGCGCACCATGCACGGGATGAGCCTCACCCCGCGCAACCTCGAAACGCTTTTGCAAAAGCAGCTCCTCAAAGAGCTCCCCAAAGAAAAATATTGCGCCAACTTCGACAAGCTCCTAAACCTGCTCGAACTCAACCGCATTTATCCATTGCTCGATAAGAAATTAATTACTGGCCAGTAG
- a CDS encoding Crp/Fnr family transcriptional regulator, giving the protein MITGNSQPRLIPPTRLRVKAGFVVSSPEDEDKKIILLNEGELVALDPKANNKVVFKIHPGNLVGVGALLEREPVRYIFQATTDSTITIINDECMESELKALPVWLLAAIKAISAKTRRINESIRAAKTENPLESLASFCKFYSKDEILQKQLLLQEFSWLTKTPFPAANEALKTLIRRKMLIPQANGSTLTVPDPLLLKIFADYLKTQELELPWLPFKLTLQQKRCLVWLSTLEPSTTIDGSAWMNLFKEHNLEVGVTDWLQMQQFEWFNEKENHLFALNFDKVNYYLLALQYEPNLKGTVK; this is encoded by the coding sequence ATGATTACGGGGAATTCGCAACCAAGACTTATCCCGCCCACGCGACTCCGCGTGAAGGCGGGTTTTGTTGTATCCTCACCAGAGGACGAAGACAAGAAAATCATCCTTTTGAACGAAGGTGAGCTTGTCGCACTCGACCCCAAAGCGAACAACAAGGTCGTTTTCAAGATCCATCCCGGAAATCTCGTGGGCGTAGGCGCCCTGCTTGAACGCGAACCCGTACGCTATATTTTCCAGGCGACAACCGATTCCACCATCACCATCATCAATGACGAGTGCATGGAATCCGAGCTAAAGGCGCTCCCCGTCTGGCTTTTGGCAGCTATCAAGGCGATTTCGGCCAAAACGCGCCGCATCAACGAGTCCATCCGCGCAGCAAAGACGGAAAATCCGCTCGAAAGCCTCGCCTCTTTCTGCAAATTCTACAGCAAAGACGAAATTTTGCAAAAGCAGTTGCTGTTGCAAGAATTCTCGTGGCTCACCAAGACGCCGTTCCCCGCTGCAAACGAAGCTCTAAAGACGCTTATCCGCCGCAAGATGCTCATCCCGCAAGCCAACGGCTCGACGCTAACCGTCCCGGACCCGCTCCTTCTCAAAATTTTCGCGGACTACCTCAAGACGCAAGAACTTGAACTTCCGTGGCTTCCGTTCAAGCTCACGCTCCAGCAAAAGAGATGTCTCGTTTGGCTATCGACTCTCGAACCAAGTACAACCATAGACGGCTCCGCATGGATGAATTTATTCAAGGAACATAACCTTGAAGTTGGCGTTACAGACTGGCTCCAAATGCAGCAATTTGAATGGTTCAACGAAAAAGAGAACCATCTTTTCGCCCTTAATTTTGACAAAGTAAATTACTATTTATTGGCTTTGCAGTACGAGCCAAATCTCAAGGGGACGGTCAAATGA
- the rplS gene encoding 50S ribosomal protein L19 produces MSLNIEAIQNENLKTDLPEFRAGDTVTVNVKVIEGTKERIQPFKGVVIQQKNSGIGKSITVRKMSGAVAVERIFPVNSPRIDSIVVERSGKVHQARIYYMRDLRGKAARIEERQA; encoded by the coding sequence ATGTCCCTGAACATTGAAGCAATCCAAAACGAAAATTTGAAGACCGACCTTCCGGAATTCCGTGCTGGCGATACCGTTACCGTTAACGTCAAGGTTATCGAAGGTACCAAGGAACGTATCCAGCCGTTCAAGGGCGTCGTTATTCAGCAGAAGAACTCTGGCATCGGCAAGTCCATCACGGTCCGCAAGATGTCCGGTGCAGTCGCTGTCGAACGTATCTTCCCGGTCAACTCCCCGCGCATCGACTCCATCGTTGTCGAACGCTCCGGTAAGGTTCACCAGGCTCGCATTTACTACATGCGCGACCTCCGCGGTAAGGCTGCACGTATCGAAGAACGCCAGGCTTAA
- the trmD gene encoding tRNA (guanosine(37)-N1)-methyltransferase TrmD has protein sequence MKIDCITIFPEMFAPMKNSIMGRAQAKGLFEFNTVYLRDFAINAYGQVDDVPYGGEPGMVLRPEPLAKAIRSTGVKEDGGKVIYLTADGVPFTHKIAKELSQENHLVLVCGHYKGIDDRIRQTEVDMEISIGDFVVSGGELPAMLVTDAVVRLLDGALGHKESGETDSFAQGVLGWPVYTRPEEFEGKKVPEVLLSGHHKNISEWRRQESLKRTQERRPDIFKNLEINTTFGDK, from the coding sequence ATGAAGATCGACTGCATCACCATCTTCCCCGAAATGTTCGCGCCGATGAAAAATTCAATCATGGGCCGCGCACAGGCAAAAGGCTTGTTTGAGTTCAATACAGTCTATCTGCGAGACTTCGCCATCAACGCCTACGGGCAGGTGGACGATGTTCCGTACGGTGGCGAACCGGGCATGGTACTCCGTCCCGAACCGCTTGCGAAGGCCATTCGCAGCACGGGAGTCAAGGAAGATGGCGGAAAAGTCATCTACCTCACGGCAGATGGCGTCCCCTTCACACACAAGATTGCTAAAGAACTCTCTCAAGAAAACCACCTTGTTCTTGTCTGCGGACACTACAAGGGAATCGATGACCGCATCCGCCAGACCGAGGTCGACATGGAAATTTCCATCGGCGATTTTGTCGTGAGCGGAGGCGAACTTCCGGCGATGCTCGTCACGGACGCCGTAGTGCGACTGCTGGACGGGGCTCTGGGCCACAAGGAATCCGGTGAAACGGACTCTTTTGCGCAAGGCGTTTTGGGTTGGCCCGTCTACACCCGCCCCGAAGAATTCGAAGGAAAAAAGGTGCCTGAGGTGCTACTTTCCGGTCATCACAAGAACATTTCAGAGTGGAGACGTCAAGAATCGTTAAAAAGAACGCAAGAAAGACGCCCCGACATCTTTAAAAATCTTGAAATAAATACTACATTTGGCGACAAATAA
- the rimM gene encoding ribosome maturation factor RimM (Essential for efficient processing of 16S rRNA), whose product MDSQEYITVCQLMRAHGVKGYIKAMPLTHDLTRCKSLKDVRVQKRNGEVLELTLEDAKQANNLWLLKFKGFDTPEALSPLVNGDVMIPESERLPLPEGEYYLDDLEGFRVHTEDGRDVGEVIEVQELMTVDAFLIKFDLAVQSEFSSKSILAPWIDDCVKEINDEEKFIVCDSDYLKSVCPEER is encoded by the coding sequence ATGGATTCTCAAGAATACATCACCGTCTGCCAGCTCATGCGTGCGCATGGCGTCAAAGGCTACATCAAAGCGATGCCCCTGACCCACGACCTGACTCGCTGCAAGAGCCTTAAAGACGTGCGCGTTCAAAAGAGGAATGGCGAAGTTTTGGAACTCACCCTCGAAGATGCCAAGCAGGCAAACAACCTCTGGCTCTTGAAATTCAAGGGTTTCGACACTCCAGAAGCACTCTCTCCGCTCGTCAATGGCGACGTCATGATTCCCGAATCCGAACGTCTCCCGCTCCCCGAAGGCGAATACTATCTTGACGACCTGGAAGGTTTCCGCGTCCACACCGAAGACGGTCGCGACGTCGGTGAAGTCATCGAAGTGCAAGAACTGATGACGGTCGATGCGTTCCTCATCAAGTTCGACCTTGCCGTGCAATCTGAATTCAGCAGCAAGTCCATCCTCGCCCCTTGGATTGACGATTGCGTCAAGGAAATCAACGACGAAGAAAAGTTCATTGTTTGTGATAGCGACTATTTAAAATCCGTTTGCCCGGAGGAACGATGA
- the rpsP gene encoding 30S ribosomal protein S16, translating into MATVIRLARFGKRHNPIYRIVVIDNRKARDDSFIEQVGFFNPNLKQPEIRFEQEKVLKWLSVGAQPSDTVKSLLKKTGISDLFHDLKANRSIEGKAPVAREIKSKQRKLSPKAQARLEAEKAAKEAAEAPAAEEAQA; encoded by the coding sequence ATGGCAACTGTTATCCGTCTCGCCCGCTTCGGCAAGCGTCACAACCCGATCTACCGCATCGTCGTCATCGACAACCGCAAGGCTCGCGACGATAGCTTTATCGAACAGGTCGGTTTCTTCAACCCGAACCTCAAGCAGCCGGAAATCCGCTTCGAACAGGAAAAGGTCCTCAAGTGGCTCTCCGTCGGTGCACAGCCGTCTGACACTGTCAAGTCTCTCCTCAAGAAGACTGGCATTTCTGACTTGTTCCACGACCTCAAGGCCAACCGCTCCATCGAAGGCAAGGCTCCGGTCGCTCGCGAAATCAAGTCCAAGCAGCGCAAGTTGAGCCCGAAGGCTCAGGCTCGCCTCGAAGCCGAAAAGGCTGCCAAGGAAGCTGCTGAAGCTCCGGCCGCTGAAGAAGCACAGGCTTAA
- the ffh gene encoding signal recognition particle protein — MFSQLTDSLENTLKNLRGQGKLTEENVAESLREVRRAFLAADVNFNVTRDFVKSVKEKSMGAEVLNSVTPGQQIVKIIHDELVAVMGGETKEINLSAPSPVGIMMVGLQGSGKTTFAGKIALWMRSKKKRKPLLVAADVYRPAAIKQLQVLGKSIGVPVYDEGQGNPVEIIKHGYQYAKDNGFDLVIYDTAGRLQIDEELMQELEKARDAVHPDEILFVADAMIGQEAVNVAETFWNRLNFTGVCLSKMDGDTRGGAALSIKKMTGVPICFIGVGEKLNEIDLFHPDRMASRILGMGDVVSLVEKAQQVIDEKDAKDLKKKILNNTFDLNDFLKQLRTIKKLGRIKDILSLIPGLNKLPLDQIDEKQLVYVEAVLSSMTPKERKKPQIIDGSRKARIAKGSGTDAARVNAVLKQYESMKEMFKKVGDFAKRQNNGGTIGSNYTPPKDKNKKKKR; from the coding sequence ATGTTTTCACAGCTGACTGATTCTCTAGAAAATACCCTCAAGAACCTGCGTGGGCAGGGCAAACTTACCGAAGAAAATGTGGCGGAATCGCTGCGTGAGGTGCGTCGCGCGTTCCTCGCTGCCGACGTGAACTTCAACGTGACCCGCGACTTTGTGAAGTCTGTCAAGGAAAAGTCCATGGGCGCCGAAGTGCTCAATTCCGTGACCCCGGGTCAGCAGATTGTGAAGATTATCCACGACGAGCTTGTAGCCGTCATGGGTGGAGAAACTAAGGAAATCAACCTTTCCGCCCCCTCCCCGGTGGGCATCATGATGGTCGGTCTGCAGGGTTCGGGCAAGACGACGTTTGCAGGCAAGATTGCCCTCTGGATGCGCAGCAAGAAGAAGAGGAAACCGCTCCTCGTCGCCGCTGACGTTTACCGTCCGGCCGCTATCAAGCAGTTGCAGGTGCTCGGCAAGTCCATCGGCGTCCCGGTTTATGACGAAGGCCAGGGCAATCCGGTCGAAATCATCAAGCACGGCTACCAGTACGCAAAGGACAACGGTTTTGACCTCGTGATTTACGATACCGCAGGCCGTTTGCAGATTGACGAAGAGTTGATGCAGGAACTCGAAAAGGCACGCGACGCAGTTCATCCGGACGAAATTTTGTTCGTCGCTGACGCCATGATCGGTCAGGAAGCAGTGAATGTCGCCGAGACTTTCTGGAACCGTCTGAACTTCACGGGCGTCTGCCTCTCGAAGATGGATGGCGACACCCGCGGCGGTGCAGCGCTCAGCATCAAGAAGATGACGGGCGTGCCTATATGCTTTATCGGTGTTGGCGAAAAGCTGAACGAAATCGACCTTTTCCACCCGGACCGCATGGCTAGCCGAATCCTCGGCATGGGCGACGTGGTCTCCCTCGTTGAAAAGGCTCAGCAGGTCATCGACGAAAAGGACGCGAAGGACCTCAAGAAAAAGATTCTCAACAACACGTTCGACTTGAACGACTTCTTGAAGCAGCTCCGCACGATCAAGAAGCTCGGCCGCATCAAGGATATTTTGAGCCTCATCCCGGGACTCAACAAGCTCCCGCTCGACCAGATCGACGAAAAGCAGTTGGTCTATGTGGAAGCTGTCCTCAGCTCCATGACGCCGAAGGAACGCAAGAAGCCGCAGATTATTGACGGTAGCCGCAAGGCCCGTATCGCAAAGGGTTCCGGCACGGATGCCGCCCGCGTGAACGCAGTCCTCAAGCAGTACGAAAGCATGAAGGAAATGTTCAAGAAGGTCGGCGATTTCGCCAAGCGCCAGAACAACGGCGGAACCATCGGTTCGAACTACACCCCGCCCAAGGACAAAAACAAGAAGAAAAAGAGATAA